The following are encoded together in the Salvelinus sp. IW2-2015 unplaced genomic scaffold, ASM291031v2 Un_scaffold16349, whole genome shotgun sequence genome:
- the LOC112080510 gene encoding uncharacterized protein yields the protein MEPVHSETVLPGIVQTATLQRDLALTDSTEIIQTDMSTTNEVSTNDTVNVVSVPSCTQEVELDLTLDLSNDFCSQIVEEDDNIADNMADFDVSAADSIEETGCQASVGLNSRFPQVSLLWMPILDAHVSVPPARFRLLPGVKGQQTVVQVIQTDAPQPESPCSSMSSPDSLRSTHQLRPLLARRKHCTACRMSGNLTLCVVCGRRFHRECHIPPIYSLSTESWQCMLCRDLSDLALLQDYSGTDGELCMSPPDQMTVQRCPLQTSQALFPVFSLH from the exons ATGGAACCAGTCCACAGTGAAACTGTCCTTCCCGGCATTGTGCAGACTGCGACTCTGCAGAGGGACCTAGCCCTAACTGACAGCACAGAGATTATTCAGACAGACATGTCAACCACCAATGAGGTATCCACAAATGACACTGTCAATGTGGTCAGTGTCCCCAGCTGCACTCAGGAAGTTGAACTTGACCTCACCCTTGACCTCAGCAATGATTTCTGCTCTCAGATAGTG GAGGAAGATGACAATATAGCTGACAATATGGCTGATTTTGATGTCAGTGCTGCTGACAGTATTGAAGAGACTGGGTGCCAGGCGTCTGTTGGGCTTAATAGCAG ATTTCCGCAGGTGTCTTTGCTTTGGATGCCCATCCTTGACGCCCATGTTAGCGTCCCGCCAGCCCGCTTCCGCCTCCTCCCAGGGGTCAAAGGGCAGCAAACGGTCGTTCAGGTGATCCAGACGGATGCGCCG CAACCAGAGTCTCCTTGCTCCTCCATGTCGAGCCCAGACAGTCTGAGGAGCACCCACCAGCTACGCCCCCTCCTGGCCAGGAGGAAACACTGCACAGCATGTAGGATGTCAGGGAATCTCAccctgtgtgtcgtgtgtggacGGCGCTTCCACAGGGAGTGTCACATTCCACCCATCTATTCCTTATCAAC TGAGAGCTGGCAGTGTATGCTGTGCCGGGACCTCTCTGATCTGGCGTTGCTGCAGGACTACAGTGGGACCGACGGGGAACTGTGTATGAGCCCTCCTGACCAAATG ACAGTGCAGCGTTGTCCTCTACAGACCAGCCAAG CTCTCTTCCCGGTCTTCTCACTACATTGA
- the LOC112080511 gene encoding ras-related and estrogen-regulated growth inhibitor-like protein: protein MEGSQQKVEANFLLLGAESVGKSALTVRFLTRRFIGEYGDIESIYSHTDRIDGRDICFNIWDSLCPQNDEGAGHISDRQLQWADGFILVYSICDRASFNVVRQQVKRIRQAKSKFPGSPPIVIVGNKRDLQHRRTVSSEEGRLLTLSTNCGFFEISAAETYHGVQLVFHELLDLIREARALKKGAAGIKGIVRSMSAVFGRKRTE, encoded by the exons ATGGAAGGAAGTCAGCAAAAAGTGGAGGCTAATTTCTTACTACTTGGAGCTGAAAGCGTCGGTAAATCTG CTCTCACGGTGCGGTTTCTCACTCGAAGGTTTATTGGCGAATACGGGGATATTG AATCTATCTACAGTCATACTGACAGAATAGATGGACGGGATATCTGCTTTAATATCTGGGACTCACTTTGCCCTCAG AATGATGAGGGCGCGGGACACATCAGCGACAGACAACTCCAGTGGGCGGACGGTTTCATCCTGGTTTACAGCATATGTGACCGTGCCAGCTTCAACGTGGTGCGGCAACAGGTGAAGCGCATCCGGCAAGCCAAAAGCAAATTCCCCGGCTCACCTCCCATCGTCATCGTAGGGAATAAACGCGACCTCCAGCATCGCCGCACCGTCTCCAGCGAGGAAGGTCGCCTCCTCACTCTTTCCACAAACTGTGGCTTTTTCGAGATCTCTGCAGCGGAGACATACCACGGGGTACAGCTGGTATTTCACGAACTGCTCGACCTTATCCGAGAGGCGAGGGCGCTCAAGAAGGGGGCAGCTGGGATCAAAGGTATCGTGAGAAGCATGTCCGCCGTTTTCGGGAGGAAGAGAACTGAGTAG